Proteins from a genomic interval of Clostridium sp. 'deep sea':
- a CDS encoding diguanylate cyclase, whose protein sequence is MTNHEQYVILIVNDNKQIYSDLHQAFSYANYQVEYTTNECQALDFIDFNLPDLIVYYAKLYDVHKDLDYKLKNSKDFSSIPIILIDYDTTEAEIVAGFKHGCIDYISKPIFAQELIARVNSHLAVKQQIKDLQASIISLQKAVVEIQQKNIDLKQMMGKLKIASTTDYLTGIYNKRYAIEIFQEHISNGNNIEPFTVIIADIDSFKSINDTYGHLCGDAILKSVVNTLKSSLREGDLFCRWGGEEFLFLLPCSNIEKAKVFAERMRKLVTSTLYKCDVEEISVTITMGIAEYSDELGIEGTIKKADDALYKGKRNGKNQVILASL, encoded by the coding sequence GTGACTAATCATGAGCAATATGTTATTTTAATAGTTAATGATAATAAGCAAATTTACAGTGACCTTCACCAAGCGTTTAGCTACGCTAATTATCAGGTTGAATATACTACAAATGAATGCCAAGCTCTCGATTTTATAGACTTTAACCTTCCTGATTTAATTGTATATTATGCTAAGCTATATGACGTGCATAAAGACCTAGATTATAAACTGAAAAATAGTAAAGACTTTAGCAGTATTCCTATTATTTTAATTGATTATGATACAACAGAAGCAGAAATAGTGGCAGGCTTTAAACACGGTTGTATTGACTATATTAGCAAACCTATTTTTGCACAAGAACTTATTGCTAGAGTAAATTCTCATTTAGCAGTGAAACAACAAATTAAGGACTTACAGGCGTCTATTATTTCATTGCAGAAAGCTGTAGTTGAAATTCAGCAAAAAAATATTGACTTAAAGCAAATGATGGGTAAACTAAAAATAGCGTCAACTACCGACTACCTAACTGGTATTTATAATAAAAGATATGCCATAGAAATATTTCAAGAGCATATTTCCAATGGCAATAATATAGAGCCATTTACAGTTATTATTGCGGATATAGACTCCTTTAAAAGTATAAATGATACCTATGGTCATTTATGTGGTGATGCTATTCTAAAATCTGTTGTAAACACTCTTAAGTCTTCTTTACGTGAAGGTGACCTATTTTGTAGATGGGGCGGAGAAGAGTTTTTATTTTTACTGCCCTGCTCTAACATAGAGAAAGCTAAAGTTTTTGCAGAAAGAATGCGTAAACTAGTAACAAGCACTTTATATAAATGTGATGTGGAAGAAATCTCGGTAACTATTACCATGGGAATTGCAGAGTATAGTGATGAACTAGGCATTGAGGGTACCATTAAAAAAGCTGATGACGCTTTATATAAAGGCAAAAGAAATGGTAAAAACCAGGTTATATTAGCTTCACTTTAA
- a CDS encoding GNAT family N-acetyltransferase yields the protein MIIEKITSFSITDLNKLGKYGYTANEKYVVERYFINNELIIRFRKEALKEPYDKTWPILQTHLDYYNTVLEQGNCYAAYLENELLGVIILDIRKWNKTLFIDLIQVSDKHHNEGIGTELLAKAKEIAIENKLRIVALETQNTNVNAIEFYKKNGFTIDGFDLSYYDNNYPYNEVAIFMKCKL from the coding sequence ATGATTATTGAAAAGATTACCAGCTTTTCTATTACAGATTTAAACAAGTTAGGTAAGTATGGCTACACAGCAAATGAAAAGTATGTAGTTGAGAGGTATTTTATTAATAATGAGCTAATAATTCGTTTTAGAAAAGAGGCCCTAAAGGAGCCTTATGATAAGACTTGGCCGATACTACAAACCCACTTGGATTATTATAATACTGTCTTAGAACAAGGAAATTGCTATGCAGCATATTTAGAAAACGAGTTATTAGGTGTAATAATTTTGGACATACGCAAGTGGAATAAAACTCTTTTTATAGATTTAATACAGGTCTCTGATAAACATCATAACGAGGGTATTGGTACGGAATTGTTGGCAAAAGCCAAGGAAATAGCTATTGAAAACAAACTAAGAATTGTGGCACTAGAGACTCAAAATACTAATGTAAACGCTATTGAATTTTATAAAAAAAATGGCTTTACCATAGATGGATTTGATTTGTCTTATTACGATAATAACTACCCCTATAATGAGGTTGCAATTTTTATGAAATGCAAGCTTTAG
- a CDS encoding response regulator transcription factor, producing MSDLIIVVDDEKEIAELIRDYLVSESYRVEIAYNAKDALKLFNCLQPSLMILDIMMPGMSGMDLCKKIRMLSNIPLLMLSARQSDVDKILSLGFGADDYMTKPFSPNVLVAQVKALLRRYKELSASKKNNLKFKSLVIDLNNYSVNLHNKPIQLNNKSFQLLSYLAQNPHKVYTRQQLYDQIWGYEYTGDLNTVTVHIRKLRQKLEQDSNQPTYIKTVWGVGYKFDPS from the coding sequence TTGAGTGACTTAATTATTGTAGTTGATGATGAAAAAGAAATAGCAGAATTAATTAGAGACTATTTAGTAAGCGAGTCTTATAGAGTTGAAATAGCTTATAATGCAAAAGATGCTTTAAAACTTTTTAACTGCTTACAACCAAGTTTAATGATATTAGACATAATGATGCCTGGTATGAGTGGTATGGATTTATGCAAAAAAATAAGAATGTTGTCTAATATACCTTTATTAATGCTAAGTGCCCGACAGAGTGATGTAGATAAAATTTTATCTCTAGGCTTTGGCGCTGATGACTATATGACTAAGCCTTTTAGTCCTAATGTATTAGTAGCACAGGTAAAGGCTTTGTTGAGAAGATATAAAGAACTTTCTGCTAGTAAAAAAAATAATCTTAAATTTAAGAGTTTGGTTATAGACCTCAATAACTACAGTGTTAATTTACATAATAAACCAATACAGCTTAATAATAAATCATTTCAGCTACTTAGTTATTTAGCTCAAAACCCCCATAAGGTGTATACTCGCCAACAGTTATATGATCAAATTTGGGGTTATGAATATACTGGAGATTTAAACACAGTTACAGTACATATTAGAAAACTTAGGCAAAAACTCGAGCAAGACAGTAACCAGCCAACATATATTAAAACAGTATGGGGAGTAGGATATAAATTTGACCCTAGTTAA
- a CDS encoding NifB/NifX family molybdenum-iron cluster-binding protein encodes MKIAIPVKGSKLTDVINERFGRSEAFIIYNDGEFKVINNEAANAPGGAGVSTAQLMCDENVEVILAMRVGPKALDVINTAEIKLYEAKEGTVAENILEFEAKKLKKCN; translated from the coding sequence ATGAAAATTGCAATACCTGTAAAGGGTAGTAAACTAACAGACGTAATTAATGAACGCTTTGGTAGGTCTGAGGCCTTTATAATTTATAACGATGGTGAGTTTAAAGTTATCAATAATGAGGCCGCTAATGCCCCAGGCGGAGCAGGAGTATCTACTGCTCAACTTATGTGTGATGAAAACGTAGAAGTTATTCTTGCAATGCGCGTTGGGCCTAAGGCCTTAGATGTTATTAATACAGCTGAAATTAAACTATATGAAGCCAAAGAAGGAACAGTAGCAGAAAACATACTGGAATTTGAGGCAAAAAAACTAAAAAAGTGTAACTAA
- a CDS encoding CapA family protein, protein MKTFYYILLTVIIIITVMWFNSEPTVISYGPMHQNTKVDTNITIGFNTNINAQSAIDNLSISPHIEYEWQYTKENKTLIIKPKTDLIHQTTYTVKLSAGVKHHIRKPSTKEFSFEFTTADYNRINITLLGDTVLYHLENELKQENTNYAFEKLNDDILSKDNFIFTNLENPISDRGTEINNKAYRFRSSPNTVEILKHAKINAVALANNHALDYGPDALIDTVSYCKKADITCVGYFKNAQEKQMPPIINYKGIKIGLASYLDKIIVPYWHHKLWQGNANSAGVEFINDNILEDIKYLRDNSDIVIVALHWGIEREKETTTQQTKLAHLLIDNGADIIMGHHPHVVQAVEKYNGGLVFYSLGNFVFPPTNEHRRDTFSAVIKVNKQGIIDTTLYPLTPIEGRPHSMNEQQTAEFYQEIKKLSSKFNSELVLNSTTITVK, encoded by the coding sequence ATGAAAACTTTCTACTACATTTTATTAACGGTAATTATTATTATAACAGTAATGTGGTTTAACTCTGAACCTACGGTTATAAGTTATGGCCCTATGCACCAAAACACTAAAGTAGACACAAATATTACTATTGGTTTTAATACAAATATCAATGCTCAAAGTGCCATTGATAACCTAAGTATTTCTCCTCATATAGAATATGAATGGCAGTATACAAAAGAAAATAAAACCCTAATAATTAAGCCTAAAACTGATTTAATACACCAGACTACTTATACAGTAAAGCTTAGTGCTGGAGTAAAACATCATATTAGAAAACCTAGTACAAAAGAGTTTAGTTTTGAGTTTACTACAGCGGACTACAACCGCATTAATATTACTTTATTAGGTGATACGGTGCTTTACCATCTTGAAAATGAGTTAAAACAAGAAAATACAAACTATGCTTTTGAAAAACTAAATGATGATATTTTAAGTAAAGATAATTTTATTTTTACTAATCTTGAAAACCCTATTTCGGATAGAGGTACCGAAATTAATAATAAAGCCTATAGATTTAGGTCAAGCCCAAATACTGTTGAAATATTAAAACACGCCAAGATAAACGCAGTAGCTCTTGCTAACAACCATGCCCTTGATTATGGCCCAGATGCCTTAATTGATACTGTTTCATACTGCAAAAAAGCAGACATAACCTGTGTTGGTTATTTTAAAAATGCTCAAGAAAAACAAATGCCCCCTATTATTAATTATAAAGGCATTAAAATTGGATTAGCCTCTTATTTAGACAAAATTATTGTTCCATATTGGCATCACAAGCTTTGGCAAGGCAATGCAAATAGTGCAGGTGTTGAGTTTATTAATGACAACATTTTAGAAGATATAAAATATTTAAGAGATAATTCAGATATAGTTATTGTAGCGCTACACTGGGGAATTGAGCGTGAAAAAGAAACTACTACCCAACAAACAAAGCTAGCTCATTTATTAATAGATAACGGGGCAGATATTATTATGGGACATCACCCTCATGTTGTGCAGGCGGTGGAAAAATATAATGGTGGACTTGTTTTTTATAGCCTGGGAAATTTTGTGTTTCCACCAACAAACGAACATAGAAGAGATACATTTTCAGCTGTGATTAAGGTCAATAAACAAGGTATTATTGATACTACTTTATATCCCTTAACGCCTATTGAAGGTAGACCTCACTCCATGAATGAGCAACAAACAGCAGAGTTTTATCAAGAGATTAAAAAGCTAAGTTCAAAGTTTAATTCGGAGTTGGTACTAAATTCAACAACAATTACTGTAAAATAG
- a CDS encoding DUF975 family protein: MWSISNVKEQAKRVLNGTYWSAFLVCLLVAIVNGNYSNTFRYTYEHKDYYLTNSNYIKIAVGLLVIMVIRILIGYILDVGSRRYLLDLCKGHNNIGTIGYGFCKSRYTNIVKTMLYKNILLFLWSLLLIIPGIIMSYAYRFVPYLLADNPNMKPSRALELSMDMTDGHKWNLFVFDLTFLGWYILGSIAFGIGIFFVFPYQETALTEVYNQLKLTAITDKLTCYKELSEPEEVV, encoded by the coding sequence ATGTGGTCAATTAGTAATGTAAAAGAACAGGCTAAGCGAGTATTAAATGGAACATATTGGTCAGCTTTTTTGGTTTGTTTGTTAGTTGCAATAGTGAATGGAAACTATAGTAATACTTTTCGTTATACCTATGAACATAAGGATTACTATCTCACTAATTCAAATTATATTAAAATAGCAGTGGGTTTGTTAGTAATTATGGTGATACGCATTTTAATCGGATATATTCTTGATGTTGGTTCACGTAGATACCTATTAGATTTATGTAAAGGGCATAATAATATAGGTACTATAGGGTATGGCTTTTGCAAGAGTAGGTATACAAATATAGTTAAAACCATGCTCTACAAAAACATTCTATTATTCTTGTGGTCGCTGCTTTTAATTATTCCAGGAATAATAATGTCATATGCGTATAGGTTTGTGCCATATCTTTTAGCAGATAACCCTAACATGAAGCCAAGCCGGGCGTTAGAATTAAGTATGGATATGACTGATGGGCATAAATGGAATTTATTTGTGTTTGACTTAACTTTTTTAGGATGGTATATATTAGGTTCAATAGCATTTGGCATAGGTATTTTTTTTGTATTCCCTTACCAAGAAACAGCCTTAACAGAGGTCTACAATCAACTAAAATTAACAGCGATTACAGATAAATTAACCTGCTACAAAGAATTATCAGAGCCAGAAGAAGTAGTTTAA
- a CDS encoding ATP-binding protein, producing the protein MSVEGDYKVRIVIASGKGGTGKTFISTNLAYSLGQNNRVQLIDCDVEEPNSHIFIPVSDSETEIVKSLVPVIDNDNCCHCGLCAERCQFNALSVLKNKVLLFTDICHSCGGCILSCPNNAITEGSKEIGTIESYHNKNIDMVIGKLKVRAIQAPEVINEALAKQQKNYLTIVDAPPGTSCTAIAAVSEADFCVLVSEPTPFGLHDLELAVDMVKALNVKVAVVINKYETSDSLTERYCKRNNIPVIAKIPQKREVAQAYASGKLITEVNPKYQLKFQNLYSNIERMIKND; encoded by the coding sequence TTGTCAGTAGAGGGTGATTATAAAGTGCGCATTGTAATTGCTAGCGGCAAGGGGGGTACAGGTAAAACATTTATCTCTACCAACCTTGCTTATAGCTTGGGCCAAAATAATAGAGTTCAATTAATTGACTGTGATGTAGAAGAACCAAATAGCCATATTTTTATACCAGTAAGTGATAGCGAAACAGAAATTGTAAAAAGCTTAGTGCCTGTTATTGATAATGATAATTGTTGTCATTGTGGCTTATGTGCTGAGCGTTGTCAGTTTAATGCTCTATCGGTACTAAAAAATAAAGTACTTTTGTTTACAGATATATGTCATAGCTGTGGGGGCTGTATATTATCTTGCCCTAATAATGCTATAACTGAAGGAAGCAAAGAAATTGGCACAATTGAGTCGTATCATAATAAAAATATAGATATGGTAATTGGAAAACTTAAAGTAAGAGCGATACAGGCTCCAGAGGTTATTAACGAAGCGTTAGCTAAACAGCAAAAAAACTATTTAACAATAGTAGATGCTCCACCAGGAACATCCTGTACAGCAATAGCTGCTGTTAGTGAGGCAGATTTTTGTGTATTGGTCTCTGAACCTACTCCCTTTGGATTACATGATTTAGAGCTTGCTGTAGATATGGTTAAGGCACTTAACGTTAAAGTTGCTGTTGTAATAAATAAATATGAAACCAGCGATAGCTTAACAGAGCGTTATTGCAAAAGAAATAATATACCTGTAATTGCCAAAATACCTCAAAAAAGAGAAGTAGCACAGGCCTATGCTAGTGGTAAGTTAATTACTGAAGTTAACCCTAAGTACCAGCTTAAGTTTCAAAATCTTTATAGCAATATAGAGAGGATGATTAAAAATGACTGA
- a CDS encoding NAD(P)H-dependent oxidoreductase: protein MKITVINGSPKGNYSVTYQSAKYLQALASTKHCFTVHHVAQRIISLEKNKAYLNEVYSSMVNSDVVLWIYPVYTFLVPYQLIKFIELLTENTDVCKLKGKYTSQLSTSRHFYDHTAYNYLLQICEDFNMNIIPGHISDMEDLKRVEGQKNLATFLKEIELHVNNNFTSSKKYLAVQHDINKYQSNNLKEITPKEKTYKITLITDCNEANSNLQQMIDTFIKLMPNSVQVLNLNNVVIKSGCIGCMHCTIEGVCVIKDDHKEAFNTYVTGSDCVIYATNIKKHSFGSLFKKFTDRQFSNGHRISSMGKPIAYLVSGNLSAEPNLREIIEARCEVGKLYLCDIVTDENNSATISHNIESLTKKIMWALNNKAERPVNFLGVGGMKVFRDLIYSMQGLMLEDHRFYKRYKLYDFPHKNKLSIMQSYLIGLMMKPKAVRKKIMPQLKKQLIKEHQTIINKVTKDKSTINKKD, encoded by the coding sequence ATGAAAATTACTGTTATAAATGGAAGCCCTAAAGGCAACTATAGTGTAACCTATCAATCTGCAAAATACTTGCAGGCTTTAGCTAGTACAAAACATTGCTTTACAGTGCATCATGTGGCTCAGCGTATTATTAGCTTAGAGAAAAATAAAGCATATTTAAACGAGGTTTACTCTTCTATGGTAAACAGTGATGTTGTTCTGTGGATTTATCCTGTATACACATTTTTAGTACCCTATCAGCTAATTAAGTTTATTGAACTTTTAACAGAGAATACCGATGTTTGCAAGCTTAAAGGCAAGTATACTAGCCAGTTATCTACATCTCGCCATTTTTATGACCACACAGCCTATAATTATTTACTGCAAATATGTGAAGACTTTAATATGAACATTATTCCAGGTCATATTTCAGATATGGAAGATCTTAAACGGGTTGAGGGTCAAAAAAATCTAGCTACCTTTTTAAAAGAAATTGAACTACATGTAAATAACAATTTTACATCTAGTAAAAAATATCTAGCGGTTCAACACGATATAAATAAGTATCAATCAAATAATCTAAAAGAAATTACGCCAAAAGAAAAAACGTATAAAATTACACTAATAACTGATTGTAATGAAGCAAACTCTAATTTACAACAAATGATAGATACATTTATTAAGTTAATGCCAAATAGTGTTCAAGTTTTAAACCTAAATAATGTAGTTATCAAAAGTGGATGTATTGGGTGTATGCACTGCACTATTGAAGGAGTTTGTGTTATTAAAGATGATCACAAAGAGGCATTTAATACCTATGTGACAGGCAGCGACTGTGTCATTTACGCTACTAACATAAAAAAACATTCTTTTGGTAGTTTATTTAAAAAGTTTACAGACAGACAATTTAGCAATGGTCACCGTATTAGCTCTATGGGAAAACCTATAGCCTATTTAGTTTCTGGAAACCTAAGTGCGGAGCCGAATCTACGAGAAATTATAGAGGCTCGTTGTGAGGTAGGAAAACTATATTTATGCGATATAGTTACTGATGAAAATAATTCAGCTACTATAAGCCATAATATAGAGTCATTAACAAAGAAAATAATGTGGGCTTTAAATAATAAAGCAGAACGCCCTGTGAATTTTTTAGGGGTAGGAGGAATGAAGGTTTTTAGAGACTTAATATACTCTATGCAGGGTCTTATGTTAGAAGATCATAGGTTTTATAAACGGTATAAACTATACGATTTTCCTCACAAAAATAAGCTTTCAATTATGCAATCCTATTTAATAGGTTTAATGATGAAACCTAAAGCAGTTAGAAAAAAAATTATGCCTCAATTAAAAAAACAACTTATTAAAGAACATCAAACAATAATAAATAAAGTAACCAAAGATAAATCAACAATAAATAAAAAAGACTAG
- a CDS encoding DUF134 domain-containing protein, with amino-acid sequence MARPPKQRRIETIPQFIYFKPAGVAKSRLKEYTVSFEELESLRLKDIENLDNEQCAVKMNVSRTTFQRILASARNKVAMALINGGAIRIDGGNYRLADELLQCPHCTFKFKENVRCDKEDKDINCPKFIASQK; translated from the coding sequence ATGGCTCGACCACCTAAACAAAGAAGAATAGAAACAATACCTCAGTTTATATATTTTAAACCGGCAGGTGTTGCTAAATCGAGACTAAAAGAATACACAGTATCTTTTGAAGAGCTCGAATCCTTAAGGCTTAAGGATATAGAAAATTTAGATAATGAACAGTGTGCTGTAAAAATGAATGTGTCAAGAACAACCTTTCAAAGAATACTAGCATCAGCCAGAAATAAGGTTGCAATGGCCTTAATTAATGGTGGAGCAATTCGTATTGATGGTGGTAATTATCGGCTAGCAGACGAGCTATTGCAGTGTCCACATTGTACATTTAAGTTTAAAGAAAATGTTAGATGTGATAAAGAAGATAAAGATATAAATTGCCCCAAGTTTATTGCCAGTCAAAAATAA
- a CDS encoding NifB/NifX family molybdenum-iron cluster-binding protein: MIIAIPTDGTNVAAHFGRCEKYTLFNYANNTVSDVRNLANPGHEPGFLPKYLAEQGVNCIIASGMGGKAQDLFNQYNIKMILGCQGEINNVIELYSANKLVAGESTCDHDEHEDHCQ; encoded by the coding sequence ATGATAATTGCAATACCAACAGATGGAACCAATGTTGCAGCCCATTTTGGCCGCTGTGAAAAATATACCTTATTTAACTATGCTAATAACACTGTTAGTGATGTAAGAAATTTAGCCAATCCAGGACATGAACCTGGTTTTTTACCAAAGTATTTAGCAGAGCAAGGAGTTAATTGCATTATAGCTTCTGGCATGGGTGGAAAGGCTCAAGATTTATTTAACCAATATAATATAAAAATGATTTTAGGATGCCAAGGTGAAATAAACAACGTTATAGAATTGTACTCAGCTAATAAATTGGTTGCTGGCGAAAGTACCTGCGATCACGACGAGCATGAGGATCATTGTCAGTAG
- a CDS encoding DUF5320 domain-containing protein, producing the protein MPRFDGTGPNGEGPKTGRNRGNCEGSVAYGFGRGRGCRGNRTRGLGFGRGYNSFNNNEQTLTERISSLENHLSQLKELNKEQKN; encoded by the coding sequence ATGCCTAGATTTGATGGTACTGGTCCTAATGGTGAGGGCCCAAAAACAGGACGTAATAGAGGAAATTGTGAAGGTAGTGTAGCATATGGTTTCGGTAGAGGTCGAGGTTGTAGAGGCAATCGAACACGTGGTTTAGGTTTTGGTAGAGGCTATAACAGCTTTAATAATAATGAACAAACTTTAACAGAAAGAATTAGCTCATTAGAGAATCATCTAAGCCAACTTAAAGAATTAAATAAAGAACAAAAGAACTAG
- a CDS encoding ATP-binding protein translates to MTELVVLSGKGGTGKTSITASLAVMAKNSIYADCDVDAANLHLLLNPHIHETYNFVGGIKAQINQDKCIKCNACVNNCRFHAIKDYTVNQIACEGCAVCYYSCKNNAITIEDHESGEYYLSETKYGPMVHGRLGIAEGNSGKLVAKIKQKAYQLKTKDTELILIDGPPGIGCPVVSALTGADKALVVTEPTLSAIHDLERILQLIKQLKVEALVCINKANLHLENCKLIEDICTKNNIKIVGKIDYDKIFIESVVNNTPVVEYAHNTLINKQLEDLWINIKKN, encoded by the coding sequence ATGACTGAATTAGTAGTGTTAAGCGGTAAAGGTGGAACAGGCAAAACTAGTATTACAGCAAGTTTAGCAGTTATGGCAAAAAATTCAATATATGCAGATTGTGATGTAGATGCAGCCAATTTACACTTATTATTAAACCCCCATATTCACGAAACATATAACTTTGTGGGTGGAATAAAGGCTCAAATAAATCAGGACAAATGTATAAAATGTAATGCCTGTGTGAATAATTGTCGGTTTCATGCCATAAAAGACTACACTGTAAATCAAATTGCTTGTGAGGGTTGTGCTGTTTGTTATTATAGTTGTAAAAATAATGCTATAACTATTGAAGACCATGAATCTGGAGAGTATTACTTATCGGAGACAAAGTATGGTCCTATGGTTCATGGTAGATTGGGTATTGCAGAGGGTAATAGTGGTAAACTCGTAGCAAAAATAAAACAAAAGGCCTATCAGCTGAAAACTAAAGATACCGAACTAATACTTATTGATGGTCCGCCAGGCATTGGTTGTCCAGTGGTTTCAGCTCTTACAGGTGCAGATAAAGCACTAGTTGTTACAGAACCAACTCTTTCAGCAATACATGACTTAGAGCGAATTTTACAGCTTATTAAACAGCTTAAGGTTGAGGCCTTAGTATGTATAAACAAAGCCAACTTACACCTAGAAAACTGCAAACTAATTGAAGATATATGTACAAAAAATAATATAAAAATAGTAGGTAAAATTGACTACGATAAAATATTTATTGAGTCTGTTGTAAATAATACTCCTGTTGTAGAATATGCACATAATACATTAATAAATAAACAGCTTGAAGATCTGTGGATAAACATTAAAAAAAATTAA
- a CDS encoding HAMP domain-containing sensor histidine kinase codes for MKKHGISIRIALYILFVAILLIPLIEFMGGVQVVGKSLYKSVEMQQLRTDYQLVKEIVDLTTKNVSKINDYNTFKTIMTPYLNDNSRLILHNEKNYVLFDSHDNTPKTKIINPDYLGNSDLKFKYSFFAYNANFINSKNGKFTVMNSNHDEDWYRYEFKINQENNDIYGMYIVNYTDLLNSISSKAHLNSKRLSAFMYASLIVIVYILSRVIKCKMLIPLNQLNSSAKAIANKDFTKEVTYNKNDEMGKFCNAFNDMKQQLLISRQNLVQESEARKLLIGNIAHDLRTPITSIKGYIEGLQDGIVKDKQALERYYKVINDKTNELDFLINDLFTFSQLELGQLKVNQKPVKKLDLLKPYLNKEYEVPIVIAESCLVENELLYIDKKQIDRVFRNIIVNSVKFGANNINICCRVVNDFLQITITDNGIGIESNNIKKVFERFFTYVPNNAEKAGGSGMGLAICKEIVELHNGQIKAKSEKGEGTSIVFTLPLFN; via the coding sequence ATGAAAAAACATGGTATTAGTATTAGAATAGCTTTATACATACTGTTTGTGGCTATTCTTTTAATTCCTTTAATAGAATTCATGGGTGGTGTTCAAGTAGTGGGAAAGAGTTTATACAAGTCTGTAGAAATGCAGCAACTGCGAACTGATTATCAGCTTGTTAAGGAAATAGTAGACCTTACAACTAAAAATGTTAGTAAGATAAATGACTATAATACATTTAAAACAATTATGACACCATATCTTAATGACAATAGTAGATTAATTCTACATAATGAAAAAAACTATGTTTTATTCGACTCACATGATAACACTCCCAAAACTAAAATTATAAACCCAGACTATTTAGGTAATTCAGATTTAAAATTCAAGTATTCTTTTTTTGCCTATAACGCTAACTTCATAAACTCTAAAAATGGGAAATTCACAGTAATGAATTCAAATCATGATGAGGATTGGTATCGGTATGAGTTTAAGATAAATCAAGAAAATAATGATATTTATGGAATGTATATTGTAAATTATACTGATTTATTAAATTCTATCTCATCTAAAGCACACTTAAACTCTAAAAGACTAAGTGCTTTTATGTATGCCTCACTTATAGTAATTGTTTATATTCTTTCTAGAGTAATAAAGTGTAAGATGCTTATTCCTCTCAATCAACTAAACAGTTCAGCAAAAGCTATAGCTAATAAGGATTTCACTAAAGAAGTTACCTATAACAAAAACGATGAGATGGGTAAATTTTGTAATGCCTTTAATGACATGAAACAACAGTTATTAATAAGTAGGCAAAACCTAGTACAAGAGTCGGAGGCACGTAAATTATTAATTGGCAATATAGCCCATGATTTAAGAACCCCAATTACCTCTATTAAGGGTTATATTGAGGGTCTACAAGACGGTATTGTTAAAGATAAACAGGCTTTAGAGCGATACTATAAAGTAATAAATGACAAAACTAATGAACTAGATTTTTTAATAAACGATTTATTTACCTTTTCACAGCTTGAGTTAGGTCAGTTAAAAGTTAATCAAAAGCCTGTTAAAAAACTAGATTTATTAAAGCCATATTTAAATAAAGAGTATGAAGTGCCTATCGTCATAGCTGAAAGCTGTTTAGTAGAAAATGAACTTTTATACATAGATAAAAAACAAATTGATAGGGTTTTTAGAAATATAATTGTTAATTCAGTAAAATTTGGGGCAAATAATATTAATATATGTTGCAGAGTTGTAAACGATTTTTTGCAAATAACAATTACAGACAACGGTATTGGCATAGAATCAAATAACATTAAAAAGGTATTTGAAAGATTCTTTACTTATGTACCAAATAACGCTGAAAAAGCCGGTGGCTCAGGAATGGGTTTAGCTATCTGTAAAGAAATAGTTGAACTGCATAACGGACAAATAAAAGCAAAAAGTGAAAAAGGTGAAGGTACTAGCATAGTATTTACCTTGCCACTTTTTAATTAA